The following are encoded together in the Silurus meridionalis isolate SWU-2019-XX chromosome 2, ASM1480568v1, whole genome shotgun sequence genome:
- the LOC124395501 gene encoding uncharacterized protein LOC124395501, with product MVSTITESCFRSGFEPWGQDQLQSCHWLQLRAANGLEIPYIGYIELDVELCGRIVSKCGILVVRDPPGGSTSVPGILGMNVLSRCYHELFGQYGPTLFELPLVTQDAELAQAFQTCQKVDGVLTREGNVKIRGRRVCRIPGGTLKFVTATCASVFSDKIVLFEPRETGLPAGLLASPSLVRVNGGTVWVPIVNVGALDAVLYPTTVLGTLREVYLVDSPTGLTEISQVKAQIATCDTMSASDVGHVDNVELSGLSDEEQKQVRALLREFQSVFSTGDGDLGCTDLLSHEIPLIDETPVRQRYRRIPPSEYELVKMHISQLLDTQVIRESCSPYASPVVLVRKKDGSLRMCVDYRQLNAKTRKDSFPLPRIEETLDSLTGARWFTTLDLASGYN from the coding sequence ATGGTGTCGACTATTACAGAGAGCTGTTTTAGGTCTGGGTTCGAACCATGGGGCCAGGATCAGTTGCAGTCATGCCACTGGTTGCAGCTCAGAGCCGCCAATGGATTAGAAATCCCTTACATAGGGTATATAGAATTGGATGTTGAACTGTGTGGTCGCATCGTATCCAAGTGCGGGATACTGGTGGTTCGTGACCCTCCAGGTGGAAGCACTAGTGTTCCCGGCATTCTGGGAATGAATGTTCTTAGTCGCTGTTACCATGAGCTTTTCGGACAGTATGGACCCACTTTATTTGAGCTACCTCTAGTGACGCAGGACGCAGAATTGGCTCAGGCTTTCCAAACCTGCCAAAAAGTAGATGGCGTTCTCACGCGTGAAGGTAATGTTAAAATTCGTGGGCGGCGAGTGTGTCGTATTCCAGGGGGCACTCTAAAATTTGTAACCGCAACTTGTGCGTCGGTATTCAGTGATAAGATTGTGCTATTCGAGCCACGTGAGACCGGGTTGCCGGCTGGTTTACTAGCCTCTCCGTCCTTAGTGCGTGTGAATGGTGGTACCGTTTGGGTACCCATCGTTAATGTTGGTGCTCTCGATGCCGTTTTATATCCCACCACTGTTCTCGGGACGTTGCGAGAAGTGTATTTGGTGGATTCCCCTACCGGGCTGACCGAGATATCACAGGTTAAGGCTCAGATCGCAACCTGTGATACAAtgtcggcgtcggatgtggggCACGTCGATAATGTAGAACTGAGCGGGTTATCCGATGAGGAGCAGAAACAGGTGAGGGCACTCCTTCGGGAGTTTCAGAGTGTGTTTTCCACTGGTGACGGAGATCTGGGCTGTACTGATCTCCTGTCTCACGAAATTCCCTTAATCGATGAGACTCCAGTCCGACAGCGTTATAGGCGGATTCCACCATCTGAATACGAGTTGGTTAAGATGCATATTAGTCAGCTTTTAGACACTCAAGTGATCCGGGAAAGCTGTAGTCCATATGCGTCTCCAGTCGTATTGGTAAGGAAGAAGGACGGTAGCCTGCGCATGTGCGTAGACTACCGTCAGCTCAATGCTAAGACGCGGAAGGACTCATTCCCACTGCCTCGCATTGAGGAGACATTAGATTCCTTAACAGGGGCCCGCTGGTTTACTACATTAGATCTGGCCAGCGGGTATAATTAA